A section of the Luteolibacter flavescens genome encodes:
- a CDS encoding Gfo/Idh/MocA family protein has product MSIKVGVIGAGGMLRYHAEGFRKAGATVAAVADAAPGAAERAAKLWNIEGAYESVEDMLAKADIDAVSIIVPNKFHKPLAIQCLQAGKHVFSEKPPALNAAEVQEMIDAANAAGKKLMFNFNNRARPESIAMKNYAADGTVGKINSAQAKWIRRTGIPGFGGWFTTKALSGGGPVIDLLHMIDLALYFMDYPEPSHVLAQTFNDHITDKGFKGPWGIPDRADGVNDVEAAAHGFVTFKTGQVLSLQVSWAEMIKREEVSVVFQGSKAGGKVERLFGRDGIDETAIDTCELYVQENGCSVNRSIVTEACEDMGRSASAANFIQAIEGTAEPLNTPDQALKLMKIIDAIYASAESGAPVAV; this is encoded by the coding sequence ATGTCCATCAAAGTAGGAGTCATCGGAGCCGGCGGCATGCTGCGCTATCACGCGGAAGGATTCCGCAAGGCAGGAGCCACCGTCGCCGCCGTGGCGGACGCCGCACCGGGTGCCGCCGAGCGCGCCGCCAAGCTGTGGAATATCGAAGGCGCGTACGAGAGCGTCGAAGACATGCTCGCCAAGGCGGACATCGACGCCGTGTCGATCATCGTGCCGAACAAGTTCCACAAGCCGCTGGCCATCCAGTGCCTTCAGGCGGGCAAGCACGTCTTCTCCGAGAAGCCCCCGGCGCTCAATGCCGCCGAGGTGCAGGAGATGATCGACGCCGCGAATGCCGCCGGGAAGAAGCTGATGTTCAACTTCAACAACCGCGCGCGTCCCGAGTCCATCGCGATGAAGAACTACGCGGCCGACGGCACCGTGGGCAAGATCAACTCCGCGCAGGCCAAGTGGATCCGCCGCACCGGCATCCCGGGCTTCGGCGGTTGGTTCACCACGAAGGCGCTCTCCGGCGGCGGCCCGGTCATCGACCTGCTGCACATGATCGACCTCGCGCTGTATTTCATGGACTACCCGGAGCCGTCCCACGTCCTCGCGCAGACCTTCAACGACCACATCACCGACAAGGGCTTCAAGGGCCCGTGGGGCATCCCGGACCGTGCCGATGGCGTCAATGACGTCGAGGCCGCTGCCCATGGCTTCGTCACCTTCAAGACCGGCCAGGTCCTCTCGCTCCAAGTCTCCTGGGCGGAGATGATCAAGCGCGAGGAAGTGTCCGTCGTCTTCCAGGGCTCGAAGGCCGGTGGCAAGGTCGAGCGTCTCTTCGGCCGCGACGGCATCGACGAGACCGCGATCGATACCTGCGAACTCTACGTGCAGGAAAACGGCTGCTCCGTGAACCGCAGCATCGTCACCGAAGCCTGTGAGGACATGGGCCGCAGCGCCTCCGCCGCGAACTTCATCCAGGCGATCGAAGGCACCGCCGAACCGCTCAATACGCCCGACCAGGCGCTCAAGCTGATGAAGATCATCGACGCCATCTACGCCTCGGCTGAGTCCGGCGCACCGGTGGCCGTCTGA
- a CDS encoding DUF4177 domain-containing protein: MKEYKTSQWPIRGGQVDTDKFDQYLNDMQKAGWELFSTSAIHVWRGEGNVVLCVFVRETTGLSP; encoded by the coding sequence ATGAAAGAGTACAAGACCTCGCAGTGGCCCATCAGGGGCGGGCAGGTCGATACGGACAAATTCGACCAGTACTTGAACGACATGCAGAAGGCGGGGTGGGAACTCTTTTCCACCTCCGCCATTCATGTCTGGCGAGGCGAAGGGAATGTTGTCCTCTGCGTCTTCGTGAGGGAAACGACCGGCCTTTCTCCCTGA
- a CDS encoding Gfo/Idh/MocA family protein, protein MNRKLRMGMVGGGRGAFIGAVHRMAANLDGKIELVAGCFSSDPEKSRLSGEDLYLDPARVYTSYEEMAQKEAALPADQRIDFVSIVVRNNLHVPVATAFLKAGINVICDKPLAISLAEAKDFVDVVKSSGKVFALTHNYTGYPMVKEARAMVKAGKLGKLLKIVAEYPQGYGSSAFKEAADGAIANWRMDPNVSGISNCIGDIGSHAENLARYITGLEIEELAAELTTFIPGRQLDDDGNILVRYQNGVKGILFASQVSTGEENNLNIRVYGTEGSIEWHQEHPNELVVKWLGKPREIWRRGNSYNGPEAAAFTRLPFGHPEAFIEAFANTYLAAGEAIRDEVEGKFPRAEGYDFPTVEDGVAGMAFIEAAVASSKNNAAWTKPGA, encoded by the coding sequence ATGAATCGAAAACTCCGCATGGGCATGGTCGGTGGCGGCCGCGGTGCCTTCATCGGCGCCGTCCACCGCATGGCGGCAAATCTCGACGGCAAGATCGAGCTCGTCGCCGGTTGTTTCTCGTCCGATCCTGAGAAGAGCCGCCTTTCCGGCGAGGATCTCTATCTCGATCCCGCCCGCGTTTACACCTCCTACGAGGAGATGGCGCAGAAGGAAGCCGCCCTGCCCGCGGACCAGCGCATCGACTTCGTCTCGATCGTCGTCCGCAACAACCTGCACGTCCCGGTGGCCACCGCTTTCCTGAAGGCGGGCATCAATGTCATCTGCGACAAGCCGCTGGCGATCTCGCTCGCCGAGGCAAAGGACTTCGTGGACGTGGTGAAGTCGTCCGGCAAGGTCTTCGCCCTGACCCACAACTACACCGGCTACCCGATGGTGAAGGAAGCCCGCGCGATGGTGAAGGCGGGCAAGCTCGGCAAGCTGCTCAAGATCGTGGCGGAGTATCCGCAGGGCTACGGCTCCAGCGCCTTCAAGGAAGCCGCCGACGGCGCGATCGCGAACTGGCGCATGGACCCGAATGTCTCCGGCATCTCGAACTGCATCGGTGACATCGGCTCGCACGCGGAGAATCTCGCCCGCTACATCACCGGGCTGGAGATCGAGGAACTCGCCGCGGAACTCACGACCTTCATCCCCGGTCGCCAGCTCGATGACGACGGTAATATCCTCGTCCGCTATCAGAACGGCGTGAAGGGCATCCTCTTCGCCTCGCAGGTCTCCACCGGTGAAGAGAACAACCTGAACATCCGCGTCTATGGCACCGAGGGATCCATCGAGTGGCATCAGGAGCATCCGAACGAACTCGTGGTGAAGTGGCTCGGCAAGCCCCGCGAGATCTGGCGCCGCGGCAATTCATACAATGGCCCGGAGGCTGCCGCTTTCACGCGCCTGCCCTTCGGCCACCCGGAGGCCTTCATCGAGGCCTTCGCGAATACCTACCTCGCCGCGGGCGAAGCGATCCGTGACGAGGTCGAGGGCAAGTTCCCGCGTGCGGAAGGCTACGACTTCCCGACCGTCGAGGACGGCGTCGCCGGCATGGCATTCATCGAGGCGGCCGTGGCTTCCTCGAAAAACAATGCAGCTTGGACGAAGCCCGGCGCGTAA
- a CDS encoding ThuA domain-containing protein, with amino-acid sequence MKPTLFLPLVGAAAAFFLVAAGENQEQVPPGAAEAIAKALPEKAFAKPEKTRKVLVFSKTAGFRHQSIPTGKLALTELGKKTGAFETVVSDDLSNFEPKTIDQFDAIVFLSTTMDPFMPPQDVLKGLSDERRKEALEQVEVLKKSLMDFVKGGKGFVGIHAATDTFYDWAEYGEMVGGFFDGHPWGAGNDVSIKVEPGQEKHPLVAMFDGKNVEFKEEIYQFKAPYDSKKYHMLLRLDTEKTDMKIGGIKRTDGDFGVAWAHSWGKGRVFYCSIGHNHEMYWHPTILSHYLAGIQWALGDFKVKVDK; translated from the coding sequence ATGAAACCGACCCTTTTCCTCCCGCTCGTCGGGGCTGCCGCCGCGTTTTTCCTCGTGGCCGCAGGCGAAAACCAAGAACAGGTACCTCCAGGAGCCGCCGAGGCGATCGCCAAGGCGCTGCCCGAGAAGGCCTTCGCCAAGCCTGAGAAAACCCGCAAGGTGCTTGTCTTCTCGAAGACCGCAGGCTTCCGCCACCAGTCGATCCCGACCGGAAAGCTGGCTCTCACCGAGCTGGGCAAGAAGACCGGGGCCTTCGAGACGGTGGTCAGCGACGACCTGTCGAACTTCGAGCCGAAGACCATCGATCAATTCGACGCCATCGTCTTCCTCAGCACCACGATGGACCCCTTCATGCCGCCGCAGGACGTGTTGAAGGGCCTCAGCGATGAGCGGCGCAAGGAGGCGCTCGAGCAAGTCGAGGTCCTCAAGAAGAGCCTCATGGACTTCGTGAAGGGCGGGAAGGGCTTCGTCGGCATCCACGCCGCCACGGACACCTTCTACGACTGGGCCGAGTATGGCGAGATGGTTGGCGGTTTCTTCGACGGCCATCCATGGGGCGCGGGCAATGACGTCTCGATCAAGGTCGAGCCGGGTCAGGAGAAGCACCCGCTGGTGGCCATGTTCGATGGAAAGAATGTCGAGTTCAAGGAGGAGATCTATCAGTTCAAGGCTCCCTACGACTCGAAGAAGTATCACATGCTGCTGCGCCTCGACACCGAGAAGACCGACATGAAGATCGGCGGCATCAAGCGCACCGATGGCGACTTCGGCGTGGCGTGGGCGCATTCATGGGGCAAGGGCCGCGTCTTCTACTGCTCCATCGGCCACAATCACGAGATGTACTGGCACCCGACCATCCTCAGCCACTACCTCGCCGGCATCCAGTGGGCTCTCGGCGACTTCAAGGTGAAGGTGGACAAGTGA
- a CDS encoding SGNH/GDSL hydrolase family protein encodes MLSITLSALLGLTGTAISAPLRIMAIGDSMTEEYAYELPFSAPASAPTNANTRSWPELLRVYRPTEASLGPLEATGGAYGDLRNAGHEWNFGIPGMTTRNWIQLLAADDPFDFSTDPLEMLYYRTRQSLIDELQVAEVVVILLGANDLKQEYNDIFNNTEPANLFTGIKNRITKIHQFVRERRPNLPIVVCTVPDVGATPQISGTYSDPVKRSSTRTKIAGLNASIITWADATPLTGVARLDRLTDRLFDEQPFHVNGTVFTPEGHPENLPTRIFCRDNFHIATMAQALLANEIMVTINAELGTSLTPFANREILKNLLGLEPDQPYLTWATGLADAGMDADPDGDGIPNLAEFALGSAPGTPGRAFTGSYAPGKTLSWKPDPVALRFANLIPEESTDLSTWTPVPAARPQTAGDGTVSVTPAAGSKGFVRLRAATKL; translated from the coding sequence ATGCTTTCCATCACCCTGTCCGCCCTGCTGGGACTGACCGGGACCGCGATCTCCGCCCCGCTCCGTATCATGGCGATCGGCGACAGCATGACGGAGGAGTATGCCTACGAACTCCCCTTCTCCGCTCCGGCATCTGCCCCGACGAATGCGAACACGCGGAGCTGGCCGGAACTGCTGAGGGTGTATCGCCCCACGGAGGCAAGCCTCGGCCCGCTGGAGGCGACCGGTGGTGCCTACGGCGATCTCCGCAATGCCGGGCACGAGTGGAACTTCGGCATCCCCGGGATGACGACGCGGAACTGGATCCAGTTGCTCGCCGCGGACGATCCGTTCGACTTTTCCACCGACCCGCTGGAGATGCTCTACTATCGCACGCGGCAGAGCCTCATCGACGAGTTGCAGGTGGCCGAGGTCGTGGTGATCCTGCTGGGGGCAAATGACCTGAAGCAGGAATACAACGACATCTTCAATAACACCGAGCCGGCGAACCTTTTCACCGGCATCAAGAACCGGATCACGAAGATCCACCAATTCGTCCGGGAGCGCCGGCCCAACCTGCCCATCGTGGTCTGCACGGTGCCCGACGTGGGAGCGACACCGCAGATCTCCGGGACCTACTCGGACCCGGTGAAGCGGTCGAGCACGCGGACGAAGATCGCCGGTCTCAATGCCTCGATCATCACATGGGCGGATGCGACGCCGCTCACCGGCGTTGCACGGCTCGACCGGCTGACAGACCGGCTCTTCGACGAGCAGCCCTTTCACGTGAATGGCACCGTCTTCACGCCGGAAGGGCATCCGGAAAACCTGCCGACGAGGATCTTTTGCCGCGACAACTTCCACATTGCGACCATGGCCCAGGCCCTCCTCGCCAATGAGATCATGGTGACGATCAATGCGGAGCTTGGCACCAGCCTCACGCCATTCGCCAACCGCGAGATCCTGAAAAACCTGCTCGGCCTAGAACCCGACCAACCCTACCTGACGTGGGCCACCGGGCTGGCGGATGCAGGCATGGACGCCGACCCGGATGGTGATGGCATTCCGAATCTCGCGGAATTTGCCCTCGGAAGCGCCCCGGGCACACCGGGCCGGGCATTCACCGGAAGCTACGCGCCCGGCAAGACGTTGTCGTGGAAACCCGATCCGGTCGCGCTGCGCTTCGCCAACCTGATCCCCGAAGAATCCACGGATCTCTCCACGTGGACGCCGGTACCTGCCGCCCGTCCACAGACGGCGGGCGACGGAACCGTGTCCGTGACGCCCGCCGCGGGATCGAAGGGCTTTGTCAGGCTGCGTGCCGCGACAAAGCTGTGA
- a CDS encoding GbsR/MarR family transcriptional regulator, which translates to MSDEAAILKQARDEFVAQWGAMGSQWGINRTMAQIHAFLMTAPEAVDTDEVMAELQISRGNAHTNLKELVAWGLVRIVVKKGERREYFEAEKDVWQIFTIVARERKKREIQPALGVLQHCSETTRDLRSAEGKAFYAQMQQLEEFVGFASKVADKVGAMKHGFAIQLAAKLLG; encoded by the coding sequence ATGAGCGACGAGGCGGCGATCCTGAAACAAGCTCGCGACGAGTTCGTGGCCCAGTGGGGCGCGATGGGGTCGCAGTGGGGGATCAATCGCACGATGGCGCAGATCCATGCGTTTCTCATGACCGCTCCGGAGGCGGTGGACACCGATGAGGTGATGGCCGAGCTCCAGATCAGCCGCGGCAATGCCCACACGAACCTCAAGGAACTGGTGGCTTGGGGCCTTGTCCGGATCGTGGTGAAAAAGGGCGAACGCCGCGAATACTTCGAGGCAGAGAAAGACGTGTGGCAGATCTTCACCATCGTCGCCCGCGAGCGAAAGAAGCGCGAGATCCAGCCTGCGCTCGGCGTGCTCCAGCATTGCTCCGAGACCACCCGCGACCTCCGGTCCGCGGAAGGAAAGGCCTTCTATGCCCAGATGCAGCAGTTGGAGGAGTTTGTCGGCTTCGCTTCAAAGGTGGCGGACAAGGTGGGGGCCATGAAGCACGGCTTCGCCATCCAACTTGCTGCCAAGCTGCTGGGGTAG
- a CDS encoding TIGR01777 family oxidoreductase, with amino-acid sequence MNPQIVLFGANGFLGRYLARYYQLQGREVVCVARSRDGWSGDGMFLEWDGKTLGPWALALEGAERVINLAGRSVNCRYDERNRREIMDSRVASTHVIGEAIAACKVPPKLWMNSSTATLYRHAEDCPQDEWTGEPGTGFSVGVAQAWEEAFFAAQVPGATRKVALRTSMVMAYEDGTVFEVLRHLTRRGLGGRMDAGNQRVSWIHMDDFISAIEFIAAEPWRDGVYNIAAPEHPTNRELMQAFREQQGAPFGLPASRWMLEIGARVMKTETELVLKSRWADPLRLRQEGFRWRWPKLDTALADLEGRYGLEGFFHQPDRRSAGVRVWTPGKKIAAGSR; translated from the coding sequence ATGAATCCTCAGATCGTGCTGTTCGGAGCGAATGGCTTCCTAGGCCGCTACTTGGCGCGGTATTACCAACTTCAAGGCCGCGAGGTGGTGTGCGTTGCCAGGAGCCGCGACGGATGGAGCGGGGACGGGATGTTCCTGGAGTGGGATGGCAAGACCCTCGGCCCGTGGGCACTCGCACTGGAGGGAGCCGAGCGGGTGATCAATCTCGCCGGGCGCAGTGTGAACTGCCGCTACGACGAGCGGAACCGCCGCGAAATCATGGACTCGCGTGTCGCTTCCACGCATGTCATCGGGGAGGCCATAGCTGCCTGCAAAGTGCCGCCGAAGCTGTGGATGAATTCCAGCACCGCCACCCTCTACCGCCACGCGGAGGACTGCCCGCAGGACGAGTGGACCGGCGAGCCCGGGACCGGATTCTCGGTCGGCGTGGCACAGGCTTGGGAAGAGGCTTTTTTCGCCGCACAGGTCCCCGGGGCGACTCGCAAGGTGGCGCTCCGCACCAGCATGGTAATGGCTTATGAAGACGGCACCGTCTTCGAGGTGCTGCGGCACCTCACGCGTCGCGGCCTCGGTGGCCGGATGGACGCGGGGAACCAGCGCGTGAGCTGGATCCACATGGACGACTTCATCTCGGCGATCGAGTTCATCGCCGCTGAGCCTTGGCGCGACGGGGTTTACAATATCGCCGCGCCGGAGCATCCGACGAATCGCGAGCTGATGCAGGCCTTCCGCGAGCAGCAGGGTGCACCCTTCGGCCTGCCTGCTTCCCGCTGGATGCTGGAGATCGGAGCGCGTGTCATGAAGACCGAGACCGAGCTGGTGCTGAAAAGCCGCTGGGCCGATCCGCTCAGGCTCCGGCAGGAAGGATTCCGCTGGCGCTGGCCGAAGCTGGACACCGCCCTGGCCGATCTGGAGGGGCGCTACGGCCTTGAGGGATTCTTCCATCAGCCCGACCGCCGCTCCGCCGGAGTGCGCGTCTGGACGCCGGGAAAAAAGATCGCTGCAGGAAGCCGCTGA
- a CDS encoding AI-2E family transporter: MSEHGITPRKPRASQMVLLFAALVIGVAGLKAAQAFFVPVFLAFFIATISYPITGWLQRHKVPPAVSVVFTVLVDFAFLAAVVVLGVTIVGDLQEKWDAEYYELAKAKILEANGAIASKLDEWGVEDAVEKLNTFTNENLAELKNVKFAQIWTVSTGVVGRVLTFFATFGVVIVLTIFMLSEAQGFSRRFGAIRAARGPNFERLSGAMLDTQRYLGIKTVISLATGVLAGILCWVAGIDFFLLWGILAFVMNFIPAVGSLIASVPPILLALIAKDGGTTNAIVVAGGYGLINMFLDNFVQPTLLGKRFGLSILVVVLCVLFWGWLWGLIGIVLAVPLTMILKVILDNSDEFRWVAVAIGQEPRKTEGAPPDVANDSVAATSDTAKLPGGN; this comes from the coding sequence ATGTCGGAACACGGAATCACCCCCAGAAAACCGCGTGCCTCGCAGATGGTGCTGCTCTTTGCCGCACTGGTGATCGGCGTGGCCGGTCTGAAGGCCGCCCAGGCGTTCTTTGTCCCGGTCTTCTTGGCCTTCTTCATCGCCACCATCAGCTACCCGATCACGGGCTGGCTCCAGCGGCACAAGGTGCCGCCCGCCGTCTCGGTGGTCTTCACGGTACTGGTCGATTTCGCCTTCCTCGCCGCCGTGGTGGTGCTGGGGGTGACCATCGTGGGCGACCTGCAGGAGAAGTGGGATGCCGAGTACTATGAGCTCGCGAAAGCGAAGATCCTCGAAGCCAACGGCGCGATCGCCAGCAAGCTCGACGAGTGGGGCGTCGAGGACGCGGTGGAGAAGCTGAATACCTTCACCAACGAGAATCTCGCCGAGCTGAAGAACGTGAAGTTCGCCCAGATCTGGACGGTCAGCACGGGCGTCGTCGGACGGGTGCTGACGTTCTTCGCGACCTTCGGCGTGGTGATCGTGCTGACCATCTTCATGCTCTCCGAGGCACAGGGATTCAGCCGTCGCTTCGGTGCCATCCGCGCAGCCCGCGGACCGAATTTCGAGCGCCTGTCGGGTGCCATGCTTGATACTCAGCGCTATCTGGGCATCAAGACGGTCATCAGTCTCGCGACCGGCGTGCTGGCAGGCATCCTCTGCTGGGTGGCGGGCATCGATTTCTTCCTGCTGTGGGGCATCCTTGCCTTTGTGATGAATTTCATCCCGGCGGTCGGCTCGCTGATCGCCTCGGTCCCGCCCATCCTCCTGGCACTGATCGCCAAGGACGGAGGGACGACGAATGCCATCGTGGTTGCGGGCGGCTACGGGCTGATCAACATGTTCCTCGACAATTTCGTGCAGCCGACCCTGCTCGGGAAGCGCTTCGGCCTTTCCATCCTCGTGGTCGTGCTTTGCGTGCTCTTCTGGGGCTGGCTGTGGGGCCTCATCGGCATCGTGCTGGCAGTGCCGCTCACCATGATCCTGAAGGTGATCCTGGATAATAGCGACGAGTTCCGCTGGGTCGCCGTGGCGATCGGCCAAGAGCCGCGCAAGACTGAGGGGGCGCCGCCGGACGTGGCGAATGACTCCGTAGCCGCGACCAGCGATACGGCGAAGCTGCCCGGCGGGAATTGA
- a CDS encoding COX15/CtaA family protein, producing MSLFQKSATAALVAVIFLICVGAIVRVSGAGMGCPDWPRCWGRLIPPTKIEEIDLSKIDFKKFERAAVRHGRDLSTVTPEHLLENFNPVHTWTEFINRLSSLPVGFFSMSTLALALLRQRRRPSVPLAAFTSVFLVGVNAWMGAQVVSSDLKPGVLTVHMALAMMVVIPMTYTAWRGADRPWTIKGDDRFRTGMRWLSGLLLVLIFVEGVFGTRIREMNTELAKSHAGLDRSEWIGILEHTWSYLIHRSFSWVILAAAVFGWWRAKQVGGPGRVVTGVLAVVLGQMVLGLIMARVEIHPVVQVAHLGLSAVLLALVMLWFCGTFRPSTRA from the coding sequence ATGTCTCTGTTTCAGAAGTCCGCCACTGCCGCGCTGGTCGCCGTGATCTTCCTGATCTGCGTCGGCGCGATCGTCCGTGTCAGCGGGGCAGGAATGGGCTGCCCGGATTGGCCACGCTGCTGGGGCCGCCTTATCCCGCCGACGAAAATCGAGGAGATCGACCTGTCGAAGATCGACTTCAAGAAGTTCGAGCGGGCTGCCGTTCGTCACGGTCGGGATCTATCCACCGTCACGCCAGAGCACCTGCTGGAGAATTTCAATCCGGTCCACACGTGGACGGAGTTCATCAACCGGCTGTCCTCGTTGCCGGTAGGCTTCTTCTCGATGTCCACGCTGGCGCTCGCGTTGCTTCGCCAGAGGCGTCGGCCATCGGTGCCGCTGGCGGCCTTCACCTCGGTTTTCCTCGTCGGGGTGAATGCCTGGATGGGGGCGCAGGTGGTTTCCAGCGATCTCAAGCCGGGCGTGCTGACCGTCCACATGGCACTGGCCATGATGGTGGTCATCCCCATGACCTACACCGCGTGGCGGGGGGCGGATCGTCCGTGGACGATCAAGGGCGACGACCGCTTCCGCACCGGCATGCGCTGGCTCTCCGGGTTGTTGCTCGTGCTGATCTTCGTCGAGGGAGTCTTCGGAACCCGCATCCGTGAGATGAATACGGAGCTCGCGAAATCGCACGCGGGCCTCGACCGGTCGGAGTGGATCGGGATTTTGGAGCACACATGGAGTTACCTTATCCACCGCAGCTTTTCCTGGGTGATTCTCGCTGCTGCGGTCTTCGGCTGGTGGCGCGCGAAGCAGGTCGGTGGTCCCGGGCGCGTGGTCACCGGCGTGCTGGCGGTGGTGCTGGGCCAGATGGTTCTGGGGCTGATCATGGCCCGGGTGGAGATCCATCCGGTGGTCCAGGTCGCCCATCTCGGCCTGTCGGCGGTGCTCCTGGCATTGGTGATGTTGTGGTTCTGCGGGACCTTCCGCCCGAGCACCCGGGCTTGA
- a CDS encoding redox-sensing transcriptional repressor Rex, with amino-acid sequence MEKIDIPKKAIYRLSIYHRCLQRLHDNAQETVSSTALAKAAGVKPAQLRKDLAYFGQFGTRGLGYPVETLASMIRDLLGRERLQPVVLVGAGNLGSALLRYQGFQKEGFEVVCAFDADPEGAIRRGIGIPVRGDHEIETFVQAEGVKLAILCVPAGFAQAVANRLVVAGIQGILNFSPVVLEVPEDVVVNNVDLALELEHLSFFVR; translated from the coding sequence GTGGAAAAGATCGATATCCCCAAAAAGGCCATCTACCGCCTTTCGATCTACCACCGTTGCCTCCAGCGTCTGCATGACAACGCTCAGGAAACGGTGAGTTCCACCGCGCTTGCGAAGGCGGCAGGGGTGAAGCCCGCACAGCTCCGCAAGGACCTCGCCTACTTCGGCCAGTTCGGTACGCGCGGCCTCGGCTATCCGGTGGAGACGCTGGCCTCGATGATCCGCGACCTGCTGGGCCGGGAGCGACTCCAGCCGGTGGTGCTCGTGGGTGCGGGTAATCTCGGCTCGGCGCTTTTGCGCTACCAGGGCTTCCAGAAGGAGGGCTTCGAGGTGGTCTGCGCCTTCGACGCCGATCCCGAGGGGGCGATCCGCCGCGGTATCGGCATCCCGGTCAGGGGTGACCACGAGATCGAGACATTCGTCCAGGCGGAAGGCGTGAAGCTCGCCATCCTCTGCGTCCCGGCCGGCTTCGCGCAGGCCGTGGCGAACCGGCTCGTCGTCGCCGGCATCCAGGGCATCCTGAATTTCTCCCCGGTGGTGCTGGAGGTGCCCGAGGATGTCGTGGTGAACAACGTCGATCTCGCGCTCGAACTGGAGCATCTCAGTTTCTTCGTGCGCTGA
- a CDS encoding RNA polymerase sigma factor encodes MANFSQDNPEPSVSPGGTPSRDASSGMVETREEFVERALAEYESPLVGYAYGFVHDLERARDIVQDTFIRLCQQDVAKVKDGLKTWLFTVCRNRALDVLRKESRVSPLDDDLLKRRATEAPSPDDSLDQSERIASVMRYLDRLTENQKTVILMKFRDGLSYQEISEATGLTSGNIGFLIHAGLKRLRELLPSELLEP; translated from the coding sequence ATGGCGAATTTTTCCCAAGATAATCCGGAGCCATCCGTTTCCCCCGGTGGCACGCCGTCGCGCGATGCCTCAAGTGGCATGGTGGAGACCCGGGAAGAATTCGTCGAACGCGCGCTGGCCGAGTATGAGTCGCCGCTCGTCGGATATGCCTACGGCTTCGTCCACGACCTCGAGCGGGCACGCGACATCGTCCAGGACACCTTCATCCGCCTCTGCCAGCAGGATGTGGCAAAGGTGAAGGACGGCCTGAAGACGTGGCTTTTCACCGTCTGCCGCAACCGGGCGCTCGACGTGCTGCGGAAGGAATCCCGCGTCAGCCCGCTGGATGACGACCTGCTCAAGCGCCGCGCCACCGAGGCCCCGTCGCCGGATGACTCGCTCGACCAATCCGAGCGGATCGCCTCGGTGATGCGCTATCTCGATCGCCTGACCGAGAATCAAAAGACCGTCATTCTGATGAAATTCCGCGACGGGCTCAGTTATCAGGAAATCAGCGAGGCCACCGGGCTGACGAGTGGCAACATCGGCTTTCTCATCCATGCCGGCCTCAAGCGGCTGCGCGAACTCCTCCCCTCCGAACTTCTCGAACCATGA